The following are encoded in a window of Lactobacillus acidophilus genomic DNA:
- a CDS encoding Lreu_0056 family protein, producing MKKRIIGFMLTGMAILALTGCQNNKKNSSVAKQNGVGQVKKTNHSNTDNGGKFGHNASVSTALWDTSKQDKLDDFFDDWADSMNQEYDKYDGDGQITTAAGEKFPQDFDRVYINNQKVSIAYNPDGKGNADYNVVAIYNHDSDKAPLEGHITYFFSFHDGKPVVLVDETTNGDKVMVKETANQDLINGFNAIAGGQTASMPDKDSDDSNSSADDSSSEDPKLIGVFIGLLKDGDWFKDNLKDGTMYFSDSAGHGKTNGYDCITTGGSPASYYWFKQEGNQVIVKYSDPDHTVSDGVYKTERYTVDRLKSDYYVNSGQKAEVNGYVNKLKSLDDLGD from the coding sequence TTGAAAAAGAGAATTATTGGGTTTATGTTAACTGGAATGGCTATTCTAGCGCTAACAGGATGTCAAAATAATAAAAAGAATAGTAGTGTTGCTAAACAAAATGGTGTGGGACAAGTTAAAAAGACCAATCATAGCAATACTGATAATGGTGGTAAATTTGGGCACAATGCTAGTGTAAGCACAGCTTTGTGGGATACAAGTAAACAGGATAAGCTTGATGACTTCTTTGATGATTGGGCGGACTCGATGAATCAAGAATATGATAAATATGATGGAGATGGTCAAATAACTACTGCAGCCGGTGAAAAATTTCCACAAGACTTTGATCGAGTTTATATAAATAATCAGAAAGTATCAATAGCATATAATCCAGATGGTAAGGGAAATGCGGATTACAATGTAGTAGCTATCTATAATCATGATAGTGATAAAGCTCCACTTGAGGGGCATATTACATACTTTTTCTCTTTTCATGACGGCAAGCCAGTCGTATTAGTTGATGAAACAACTAATGGTGATAAGGTAATGGTTAAAGAAACTGCTAATCAAGATCTGATCAATGGCTTTAATGCAATTGCAGGTGGTCAAACTGCTTCAATGCCTGATAAAGATAGTGATGATAGCAATTCTTCAGCAGATGATTCATCTTCAGAAGATCCTAAGTTAATAGGTGTATTTATTGGACTATTAAAAGACGGAGACTGGTTCAAAGATAATTTGAAGGATGGTACGATGTACTTTAGTGATTCTGCTGGTCATGGTAAAACAAATGGCTATGATTGTATTACTACTGGTGGTTCTCCAGCATCTTATTACTGGTTTAAACAAGAAGGTAATCAGGTTATTGTAAAATATAGTGATCCTGATCATACTGTTTCGGATGGTGTGTATAAGACTGAGAGATATACAGTAGATCGTTTAAAGTCAGATTATTATGTTAACTCAGGTCAAAAAGCGGAAGTCAATGGGTATGTAAATAAATTAAAGTCTTTGGATGATCTAGGCGATTAA
- a CDS encoding asparaginase, whose product MKKLLLLSTGGTIASVASDAGLVPKETGEELIKMLGKLPYDIQVRDILQLDSSNIQPEEWKFIAQNIYNYRNDYDGIVVSHGTDTMAYTASMLAFMLKNINIPVVLTGSQVPINVVLSDAHDNLRLAFAAAATCPPDIYLAFHNKVMLGCRSVKVRTTNFDAFESVNVPPVATVSSDGLVFNKESFQKKHDGAPELNTNIDSHVSLVKLFPGFDPNLLFAMVDSGCRGIVIEAYGLGGMNFIRRNMVAAIGKLIRQGIPVVASSQCLYERSDLTKYEVGREALLKGAISACDMTSESAITKLMWALGQGMDVHEITEFFNTNVAGEVTLK is encoded by the coding sequence ATGAAGAAATTATTATTATTGTCAACAGGAGGTACTATTGCATCTGTTGCCTCAGATGCGGGGCTAGTACCTAAAGAAACTGGCGAAGAATTAATTAAAATGCTAGGTAAATTACCATATGATATTCAGGTACGCGATATTTTGCAGTTAGATTCGTCTAATATTCAACCAGAAGAGTGGAAGTTTATCGCACAGAATATTTATAATTATCGTAATGATTATGATGGTATAGTAGTTTCACACGGTACAGATACAATGGCATATACAGCTTCAATGCTAGCGTTTATGCTTAAAAATATTAATATTCCGGTTGTACTTACAGGTAGTCAGGTGCCAATCAATGTGGTTTTAAGTGACGCACACGATAATTTGCGTCTTGCTTTTGCAGCAGCTGCAACTTGTCCACCGGATATTTATTTAGCTTTCCACAATAAAGTAATGTTGGGTTGTCGGTCAGTTAAGGTGCGTACAACTAACTTTGATGCATTTGAAAGTGTTAATGTGCCACCTGTTGCGACTGTTTCTTCAGATGGACTTGTCTTTAATAAAGAAAGCTTTCAAAAGAAACATGATGGTGCCCCAGAACTAAATACGAATATTGATTCACATGTTTCACTAGTAAAATTGTTCCCTGGATTTGATCCAAATTTGTTATTTGCGATGGTCGATAGTGGGTGTCGTGGAATTGTTATTGAAGCTTATGGACTTGGCGGAATGAACTTTATTCGTCGTAACATGGTTGCAGCAATCGGTAAATTGATTCGACAAGGCATTCCAGTAGTTGCCAGCAGTCAATGTTTATATGAACGTAGTGATTTGACTAAGTATGAAGTAGGTCGTGAAGCGTTACTTAAAGGCGCTATCAGTGCGTGCGATATGACATCTGAAAGTGCGATTACTAAGTTAATGTGGGCATTGGGGCAAGGCATGGATGTTCATGAAATAACAGAATTTTTTAACACGAATGTTGCGGGAGAAGTAACTCTTAAATAA
- a CDS encoding exodeoxyribonuclease III, whose protein sequence is MKFVSWNVNGFRRCLRHGFLDTFLDLDPDIFGMQDTRLSPKEVKIDLTEYYQYWNFSEEKRYDGAAVFTKIKPLAVYNGIGIPEFDREGRTITLEFPKFYYVNTFAPYAGEQLQRLDFRVMWAQAFRNYVTKLANNKPVIIGGDMSVAHDEIDLAEPEKNKNHAGFTGDERKEFTELLNAGFEDTFRTLHPKDEAYTYWSRHDNARDKNIGERLDYFLVSHALTDKVEGSDILNNIDESDHCPIELNMDIKAE, encoded by the coding sequence ATGAAGTTTGTATCATGGAATGTTAATGGTTTTCGTAGATGTTTACGTCACGGATTTTTAGATACATTTTTGGATTTAGATCCTGATATTTTTGGGATGCAAGATACTCGTTTATCTCCAAAAGAAGTAAAGATTGATTTAACAGAATATTACCAATACTGGAATTTCTCTGAAGAAAAGCGTTATGATGGTGCTGCTGTCTTTACCAAAATTAAGCCATTAGCTGTATATAATGGTATTGGGATTCCTGAATTTGACCGTGAAGGTAGAACTATTACTTTAGAATTTCCTAAGTTCTACTATGTAAATACCTTTGCACCATATGCAGGTGAACAATTACAACGCCTTGATTTTAGAGTAATGTGGGCACAAGCATTTAGAAACTATGTCACCAAGCTTGCAAACAATAAGCCAGTAATTATCGGCGGTGACATGAGTGTTGCTCACGATGAAATCGATTTAGCTGAGCCTGAAAAGAATAAGAACCACGCTGGCTTTACTGGTGATGAACGTAAAGAATTCACTGAATTGCTTAATGCAGGTTTTGAAGATACATTCCGTACACTTCATCCAAAGGACGAAGCTTATACTTATTGGAGCAGACATGACAATGCTAGAGATAAGAATATTGGTGAACGCTTAGATTACTTCTTGGTATCACATGCATTGACAGACAAGGTGGAAGGATCAGATATTTTGAATAACATTGATGAATCAGACCACTGCCCAATCGAATTAAATATGGATATTAAAGCTGAATAG
- a CDS encoding GNAT family N-acetyltransferase — MIRKARKTDFPFVYPILKQIFEEMQMKSIETLPEDQFYNLMKLGFISDYYRYSYRRIWVSEVDGQVTGILDMYSYDDQKIIDIVLRHNYAKAGLPISTVIFDDQEAWPDEWYIDALAVHPDHWGEGYASQLMDEAEEIGRNRGYKIISLNVDKENPRAQALYLHKGYRVEKTMTIGDRSYDHMVKQL; from the coding sequence ATGATTAGAAAAGCAAGAAAAACAGATTTTCCGTTTGTATATCCTATTCTTAAACAAATTTTTGAAGAAATGCAGATGAAATCGATTGAAACACTACCGGAAGATCAATTTTATAATTTGATGAAACTAGGATTCATTTCTGATTATTACCGTTATTCATATCGCCGAATTTGGGTATCTGAGGTGGATGGTCAAGTAACGGGTATTTTAGATATGTATTCTTATGATGATCAGAAAATTATTGATATAGTATTGAGACATAATTATGCTAAAGCTGGCTTACCAATTTCTACTGTGATTTTTGACGATCAAGAAGCTTGGCCAGATGAATGGTATATTGATGCTTTAGCTGTGCATCCTGATCATTGGGGTGAGGGATATGCTAGTCAATTAATGGATGAGGCAGAAGAAATTGGCCGAAACCGAGGCTATAAAATTATTAGTTTAAATGTAGATAAAGAAAATCCACGTGCTCAGGCTTTATATCTCCACAAAGGTTATCGAGTAGAAAAAACAATGACTATTGGTGATCGAAGCTATGATCATATGGTTAAGCAGCTATAA
- a CDS encoding SEC10/PgrA surface exclusion domain-containing protein has protein sequence MKRNIKLLSTISVAAALAGSAIFVMNNNQEDNSTVQAASITLPSGYTKNAVIKWNQTGKASKALINASKKGMMENTNSDAGSDNTLVNVTKLTNSQKVELSKYTLSLINSARSQLGKKPWTYRSGALRFADRVANQYYTHNKSCWDPDHYVAGILRAAKASGLNSNAGQVYEDEAGLPISSQYGSNLRTMSVLKNQIYFNVKQMLFGGFAGSDSQMNDSSRYTEWEHAGDLLGCRTKNYDAKTKYFGVSFSGLKDDQSKISVHMIGVAKRYIQNYKKFNH, from the coding sequence ATGAAACGCAATATAAAACTTTTATCGACTATTAGTGTTGCTGCAGCTTTAGCAGGTAGTGCTATTTTTGTTATGAATAATAATCAAGAAGACAATTCAACAGTTCAAGCTGCATCAATTACATTGCCTTCTGGCTATACTAAAAATGCTGTTATTAAATGGAATCAAACTGGTAAAGCAAGTAAAGCCTTAATTAATGCCTCAAAAAAGGGCATGATGGAAAACACTAATAGCGATGCAGGTTCTGACAATACTCTAGTTAATGTTACTAAGTTGACTAATAGTCAAAAAGTTGAGTTGAGCAAATATACTTTAAGTTTAATCAATTCTGCTCGTAGCCAACTTGGCAAAAAACCTTGGACATATAGAAGTGGCGCTTTACGTTTTGCAGATCGTGTTGCCAATCAGTACTATACACATAACAAGTCATGTTGGGATCCTGATCATTATGTAGCTGGTATTTTACGGGCTGCTAAAGCTTCAGGTCTTAATTCAAATGCAGGTCAAGTATATGAAGATGAAGCAGGCTTACCTATTTCATCACAATATGGCTCAAATCTTCGTACTATGTCAGTTTTAAAGAATCAAATTTACTTTAATGTAAAACAAATGCTTTTCGGTGGTTTTGCCGGTAGCGATAGTCAAATGAATGATTCTTCAAGATATACTGAATGGGAACACGCCGGTGATTTACTTGGTTGTCGTACAAAGAATTATGATGCCAAGACTAAATACTTTGGTGTAAGTTTTAGTGGATTAAAAGATGATCAAAGTAAGATTAGTGTTCACATGATTGGTGTTGCAAAACGTTATATTCAAAACTACAAAAAATTTAACCACTAA
- a CDS encoding transcriptional regulator: MKIRLARTILREELAQNSINKYSVKQYCQASGVGRASFYSTYNGMPDLFCNTLQFEIRKHFQNYSDCNSRKLVYALLKEIGDHRIYYTNIYRLTNKNTSKIHICHQINHAFFTEMQKHLQNSNCSNKQIQSMTNIIFSRVVSWVAHNCKEKVLDVYVDLEYVLPSN, encoded by the coding sequence TTGAAAATTAGACTAGCTCGCACTATTTTAAGAGAGGAACTAGCCCAAAATTCAATCAATAAGTATTCAGTTAAGCAATACTGTCAAGCTAGTGGAGTAGGTCGTGCTAGCTTTTATAGCACTTATAATGGTATGCCGGATTTATTTTGCAATACCTTACAATTTGAGATTCGCAAGCATTTTCAAAATTACAGTGATTGCAATTCAAGGAAATTAGTATATGCATTACTAAAAGAAATCGGTGACCACCGCATTTATTATACAAATATCTATCGTTTGACCAACAAAAACACTAGTAAGATACATATTTGTCATCAGATCAATCATGCATTTTTTACTGAAATGCAAAAGCATCTTCAAAATAGTAACTGTTCTAATAAACAAATCCAAAGCATGACTAATATTATTTTTTCACGTGTAGTTAGTTGGGTTGCCCATAACTGTAAAGAAAAAGTATTGGATGTGTATGTAGACTTAGAATATGTCTTACCATCAAACTAA
- a CDS encoding maltose-6'-phosphate glucosidase, with protein MNDKKYSVVIAGGGSTFTPGFVLDLIKSQDKFPMRELKFYDNDAERQKKIGEAVKIIMKERAPQIKFSYTTDPREAFTDVDFVMGSIRVGKYHMRSLDEKIPLKYGVNGQETTGPGGMAYGLRSIPAILQIIDWMQEYSPNAWMINYSNTIAIVAEACRRLRPGAKVINICDMPIDDMDRMAAICGLNSWHDIDFNYYGLNHFGWWKEVRNKKTGEDLMPKLKEYVREHGYWVGGDYDKDTEPSWEATFKKVADEYKLEPETLPNNYMQYYYFPQYEVANADPNHTRTDEILEHRQKIVFGECERIVEAGTAKDNIWDISGLHSEYIVDIIHAIAFNTHEKFLANCANDGAIANMDPDSIVEVPALFGADGIQPMATGMAGRFQRGLMMEQQTCEKLVVDAYVEHSYNKMLQAFALNKTIPDASVAKKILDDMIPVNAPYWPELK; from the coding sequence ATGAATGATAAGAAATACTCAGTAGTTATTGCCGGTGGTGGTAGTACTTTTACACCAGGATTCGTTCTTGATTTGATCAAGAGTCAAGACAAGTTCCCAATGAGAGAATTGAAGTTCTATGATAATGATGCAGAACGTCAAAAGAAGATCGGTGAAGCTGTTAAAATCATTATGAAGGAAAGAGCTCCACAAATTAAATTCTCATATACTACTGATCCAAGAGAAGCCTTTACAGATGTTGATTTCGTAATGGGGTCAATTCGTGTTGGTAAGTATCACATGAGAAGTTTGGATGAAAAGATTCCATTAAAATATGGTGTAAATGGTCAAGAAACTACCGGACCCGGAGGAATGGCATATGGTCTTCGTTCGATTCCTGCAATTCTTCAAATTATTGATTGGATGCAAGAATACTCACCAAATGCTTGGATGATTAACTACTCCAATACAATTGCAATTGTTGCTGAAGCTTGTCGTCGTCTTCGTCCAGGTGCAAAAGTTATTAACATCTGTGATATGCCTATTGATGATATGGACAGAATGGCAGCTATTTGTGGATTAAATAGCTGGCATGATATTGACTTCAACTACTATGGTTTGAATCACTTTGGCTGGTGGAAAGAAGTAAGAAATAAGAAGACCGGCGAAGATTTGATGCCTAAGCTTAAGGAGTACGTCAGAGAACATGGCTACTGGGTAGGTGGCGATTATGATAAAGACACTGAACCATCATGGGAAGCAACTTTTAAGAAGGTAGCAGATGAATATAAGCTTGAACCTGAAACTTTACCGAATAACTATATGCAATACTACTACTTCCCACAATATGAAGTAGCAAATGCAGATCCAAACCATACTCGTACTGATGAAATTCTTGAACATCGTCAAAAGATTGTTTTTGGTGAATGTGAACGTATTGTTGAAGCTGGTACTGCTAAGGATAATATTTGGGATATTTCAGGATTGCACTCAGAATATATTGTAGATATTATTCATGCCATTGCTTTTAATACCCATGAAAAATTCTTGGCAAACTGTGCTAACGATGGCGCTATTGCCAATATGGATCCAGATTCAATTGTTGAAGTTCCAGCATTGTTTGGTGCAGATGGTATTCAACCAATGGCAACTGGTATGGCTGGAAGATTCCAAAGAGGCTTGATGATGGAACAACAAACCTGTGAAAAGTTAGTTGTTGATGCCTACGTTGAACATTCTTATAACAAGATGCTTCAAGCCTTTGCTTTGAACAAGACAATTCCAGATGCTTCAGTTGCTAAGAAGATTTTAGACGATATGATTCCAGTTAATGCACCATATTGGCCAGAATTGAAATAA
- a CDS encoding PTS sugar transporter subunit IIA: MELLIATHEGLASGLLSAHDMLAGKNDQIATIELDDRGIRNFRERFAEIMKRYEPGRVLILTDLKNGTPHLVAKEYEKANPERVRVVSGVNLPMVLELSRKLINVSLDASAEKAISIGREEIEVDKPQLV, translated from the coding sequence ATGGAACTTTTAATTGCAACTCATGAAGGTTTGGCATCAGGTTTACTTTCTGCACATGATATGCTTGCGGGTAAAAATGATCAAATTGCTACAATTGAGCTTGATGATAGAGGAATCAGAAATTTCCGTGAACGTTTTGCTGAAATAATGAAAAGATATGAGCCAGGTCGTGTATTAATTTTGACCGACTTAAAGAATGGCACACCTCACTTAGTTGCCAAAGAATATGAAAAAGCTAATCCGGAAAGAGTTCGTGTAGTTAGTGGTGTTAACTTACCAATGGTTCTGGAGCTTAGCCGAAAATTGATTAATGTTTCTTTGGACGCTTCCGCTGAGAAGGCCATTAGTATTGGTAGAGAAGAAATTGAAGTTGATAAACCTCAATTAGTATAA
- a CDS encoding bifunctional aspartate transaminase/aspartate 4-decarboxylase, which produces MDNSEEKKLEALGAFEISRKMLALAQKNEKSNIFLNAGRGNPNWIQTLARLAFVRLVQFGVTESKLTINNGIMAGYINTDGIRERLFAFLDPDKNDEDKFLIDAVNYCHTELGLNRDKVVAEWVNGAVANNYPVPDRCLVNTEKIINYFLQELSYKDANLAEQTDLFPTEGGTAAIVYAFHSLAENHLLKKGDKIAINEPIFTPYLRIPELKDYELVEVDLHSYEKNDWEIEPNEIEKLKDPSIKALIVVNPTNPTSKEFDTNALNAIKQAVEKNPKLMIISDEVYGAFVPNFKSIYSVVPYNTMLVYSYSKLFGCTGWRLGVIALNEKNVFDDNIAHLDKVELRQLHKRYSSVVLDPDKMKFIDRLCADSRSIGLYHTAGLSTPQQIMEALFSMTHLLTSTNGGSDDPYIDIARKLVSERYDQLHDAMQAPKDETDTNTHYYSLIDIYRLAEKIYGKEFRDYLTNNFEQVDFLLKLAEKNGVVLVDGVGFGAKPGELRVSQANLPTEDYALIGKQVLELLKEYYEEFKQNN; this is translated from the coding sequence ATGGATAACTCAGAAGAAAAAAAGCTGGAAGCTTTGGGAGCATTCGAAATTAGTAGAAAAATGCTTGCACTTGCTCAAAAAAATGAGAAAAGTAATATTTTCTTAAATGCTGGACGTGGTAATCCTAACTGGATTCAAACTTTAGCACGTCTTGCTTTTGTAAGATTAGTTCAGTTTGGAGTAACTGAATCCAAACTTACTATTAATAACGGCATTATGGCTGGTTATATCAATACTGATGGCATTCGAGAAAGATTATTTGCATTTTTGGATCCTGATAAAAATGACGAAGATAAATTCTTAATTGATGCCGTAAATTATTGTCATACAGAATTAGGTCTCAATCGCGACAAAGTCGTCGCAGAATGGGTAAATGGTGCTGTCGCAAATAATTATCCTGTTCCTGACAGATGTTTAGTTAACACCGAAAAGATAATAAATTATTTCTTACAAGAATTATCATATAAAGATGCTAATTTAGCTGAGCAAACAGATCTTTTCCCTACTGAAGGTGGTACCGCAGCAATCGTCTATGCCTTCCACTCATTAGCAGAAAATCATTTACTCAAAAAAGGTGACAAAATTGCTATTAATGAGCCTATTTTCACCCCATATTTACGAATTCCTGAATTGAAAGATTATGAACTCGTAGAAGTAGATCTCCATTCCTATGAAAAAAATGATTGGGAAATTGAACCAAATGAAATAGAGAAATTAAAAGATCCTTCAATTAAAGCTTTAATAGTTGTAAATCCTACTAATCCAACTTCTAAAGAATTCGATACTAATGCCTTAAACGCTATTAAGCAAGCAGTAGAAAAGAATCCTAAATTAATGATTATTAGTGACGAAGTATATGGAGCATTTGTGCCAAACTTTAAGAGTATCTATAGCGTAGTTCCATATAACACCATGTTAGTTTACTCATATTCAAAATTATTTGGATGTACCGGATGGCGTTTAGGTGTTATCGCTTTAAACGAGAAAAATGTATTCGATGATAATATTGCTCACCTAGATAAAGTTGAATTACGGCAATTGCATAAACGTTACAGTTCAGTAGTTCTAGATCCCGATAAAATGAAATTTATTGATCGTTTATGTGCTGACAGTAGATCAATCGGTCTTTATCACACAGCCGGTTTATCTACACCACAACAAATCATGGAAGCTTTATTCTCCATGACTCACTTGTTAACTTCTACTAATGGCGGCAGCGATGATCCTTATATTGATATTGCTAGAAAATTAGTTTCAGAAAGATATGATCAATTACACGATGCAATGCAAGCACCTAAAGATGAAACTGATACTAATACTCACTATTATTCATTAATTGATATTTATCGCTTAGCAGAAAAAATTTATGGTAAAGAATTTAGAGATTATTTAACTAATAACTTTGAACAAGTTGACTTCTTACTAAAGCTTGCTGAAAAGAACGGCGTTGTTTTAGTAGATGGCGTCGGTTTCGGTGCTAAACCAGGTGAATTAAGAGTATCACAAGCCAATTTGCCTACAGAAGACTATGCTTTAATCGGAAAACAAGTCTTAGAGTTATTGAAAGAATATTACGAAGAATTCAAACAAAATAACTAA
- the aspT gene encoding aspartate-alanine antiporter, with protein sequence MWHSVCNFFLTNPSVAIFLTLGLGYLVGRFHIKSFKLGATVGVLLVGLIIGQMGKFQIAPVVKNLFFDLFIFTIGYEVGPVFIASFKKKGIKFIIQSVVFSVIAFVVSFALFKIFHVNFGEAGGIIAGSLTQSACIGTANSAIEALHISQAAKTAAMSQVAIAYALTYVFGTIGVLIFLKNIAPAIFHVNLREATKEYIETNHIKTDTKSVKISANIRVRAFRINAENKYIGKTILDFNNDNAGLNIEEIVRDGKTLTSPSTVLANNDIILVIGSIKNFADFTDKKYNLSEVDANNYPLHLKKTTILLTKVYNYNTLENMLANGVIIESAYHDDKKITDYTLLSVGDHITVIGPQSYLTNIMKNIGYEKAAGTKTDVSFLSIGIFLGILLGAIVITIHKIPLTLGGGGGALFAGLYFGWLQEKHPNIGVIPPSTRWLLKSLGLNLFIGVVGLQAGSGFVTALKEMGWLVFVIGILVSILPHLFTLLFSKFILKMNIVDNIGSLCGSGTITAALNAVNAETDSTVFALSYTPTYALGNIFLTVMAPLIVALLA encoded by the coding sequence ATGTGGCATTCAGTATGTAATTTCTTTCTAACTAATCCCTCTGTAGCCATCTTCTTAACACTAGGCTTAGGTTATTTAGTTGGTAGATTTCATATCAAAAGCTTCAAACTTGGTGCAACAGTTGGTGTACTACTAGTTGGATTAATTATTGGACAAATGGGAAAATTTCAAATAGCTCCAGTTGTTAAAAATCTTTTCTTTGACTTATTTATTTTTACAATTGGCTATGAAGTTGGTCCTGTGTTTATTGCCAGTTTTAAGAAAAAAGGTATTAAATTCATCATTCAAAGTGTGGTATTTTCAGTAATTGCATTTGTCGTATCTTTTGCATTATTTAAAATATTTCACGTTAACTTTGGTGAAGCCGGTGGTATCATTGCAGGTTCATTAACACAATCAGCATGTATTGGTACCGCTAATTCAGCAATTGAAGCATTACATATTTCGCAAGCTGCTAAAACTGCTGCAATGTCTCAAGTTGCAATTGCTTATGCCCTAACTTATGTCTTTGGTACTATTGGCGTTTTGATTTTCTTAAAGAATATTGCTCCTGCAATTTTCCATGTTAACTTAAGAGAAGCAACGAAGGAATATATTGAAACAAATCATATTAAAACTGATACAAAAAGCGTAAAAATTTCTGCAAACATTCGTGTTAGAGCATTTAGAATTAATGCAGAAAATAAGTATATTGGTAAAACTATTCTAGACTTTAATAATGACAATGCAGGATTGAACATTGAAGAAATAGTTAGAGATGGTAAAACATTGACTAGTCCTTCAACGGTCCTAGCTAACAATGACATTATTTTAGTAATAGGTAGTATTAAAAACTTCGCTGACTTTACAGATAAAAAATATAATTTATCAGAAGTTGATGCCAATAATTATCCATTACATTTGAAAAAGACAACAATTTTATTAACTAAAGTATACAATTACAATACCCTTGAAAATATGCTTGCTAATGGTGTAATTATTGAATCTGCATATCACGATGATAAGAAAATCACTGATTATACTTTATTATCCGTTGGCGATCATATCACTGTAATTGGACCACAAAGCTACTTAACTAATATTATGAAAAATATTGGTTACGAAAAAGCTGCTGGTACCAAAACAGATGTTAGCTTCCTATCAATCGGTATTTTCTTAGGTATCTTGTTAGGTGCAATTGTAATCACAATTCATAAAATTCCACTTACCCTAGGTGGCGGTGGCGGTGCTCTATTTGCCGGATTATACTTCGGCTGGCTCCAAGAAAAGCATCCAAATATTGGTGTAATTCCTCCTTCCACCAGATGGTTACTAAAGAGCTTGGGTTTGAACCTATTTATTGGTGTAGTAGGTCTTCAAGCCGGGAGTGGCTTTGTCACTGCTTTAAAAGAAATGGGCTGGCTAGTATTTGTTATCGGTATTTTAGTTTCAATACTCCCTCATTTATTTACCCTATTATTTAGCAAATTTATATTAAAGATGAACATTGTTGATAATATCGGATCACTTTGTGGATCTGGTACTATCACTGCAGCTTTAAACGCAGTTAATGCTGAAACTGATTCAACTGTATTTGCATTAAGCTACACTCCTACATATGCATTAGGCAACATATTCTTAACTGTTATGGCTCCTCTAATTGTTGCATTACTCGCATAA
- a CDS encoding MurR/RpiR family transcriptional regulator: MDLETAVMKKKESLNETDKAIVSYLLKYPEDASKLSLMELAQKLYVSKSAIFRLSKKLGLSGFSELKFELTELTNKKVQNKKYVQELDFNNNLHQIIDETFKYFKDANFHDLFIDLDNAETIYIYSTGWQQQIIAEYLAHSFFLIGKKAIILPSAKDEVAMLGRSIEENDMLFVISFGGFNKTIIEELKKIDTVTDKLKFVSLTSWQPGKIASLSDYSFFFKTTPFQISNQNAVTFSSAYVLIDLIINEYGKHCNSKK; the protein is encoded by the coding sequence ATGGATTTAGAAACAGCAGTCATGAAGAAAAAAGAGAGCTTGAATGAAACTGATAAAGCGATTGTCAGCTATTTACTGAAGTATCCTGAAGATGCTAGTAAGTTAAGCTTGATGGAATTAGCACAGAAACTGTATGTTTCTAAGTCCGCTATTTTTCGTTTAAGTAAAAAACTAGGGCTAAGTGGTTTCAGTGAGTTAAAGTTTGAATTAACTGAGTTAACTAATAAAAAAGTACAAAATAAAAAATATGTACAAGAATTAGATTTCAACAATAATTTACACCAAATAATTGATGAAACATTTAAGTATTTTAAAGATGCTAATTTCCATGATTTATTCATAGATTTGGATAACGCTGAAACCATTTATATTTATTCAACTGGTTGGCAACAACAGATAATTGCAGAATATTTAGCACATTCATTTTTCTTAATTGGCAAAAAAGCAATTATACTTCCAAGTGCCAAGGATGAAGTAGCAATGTTAGGTAGATCAATTGAAGAAAATGATATGTTATTTGTTATTTCTTTTGGTGGGTTCAATAAGACAATCATTGAAGAGCTAAAAAAGATTGATACAGTCACTGATAAATTGAAATTTGTTTCATTAACTAGTTGGCAGCCAGGTAAAATTGCCTCATTAAGTGATTACAGTTTTTTCTTTAAAACTACACCATTTCAAATTAGCAATCAGAATGCAGTGACGTTTAGTTCTGCATATGTGTTAATTGACTTGATAATTAATGAATATGGCAAACATTGTAATTCTAAGAAGTAG